The Isorropodon fossajaponicum endosymbiont JTNG4 genome segment GATGCTATAAATATCAAAAATACTAATGGCCATTGCAGCAATAATAGGACCAATAAATAAACCTAAAATACCAAATTGTATAATACCAGCCAAGGTAGATAGCACTGTGATTAGAGTATGGTCTAGTGTATTTGCGCCATTGGATTTTTTAGATAAGAGCTTGATAATGCTAGGTCGAGCCAAATTATCAACAATAAAGCCAAGCACGACAGCACCAGAGAGTGCCACAATCAACGTATCAGTGGTTTGACCTTGGGCGTATAAATACAAACTCAACGGTAGCCAAATAATTAAACCGCCTAATAAGGGTATAAAACTAGCCAATGCCATTGCAATACCAAAATATAGGGCAGGTAATCCAATGATCATAATCGTGATTGAGAATATCACGCCTTGTAATAGCGCAATCAAAAACACACTGCCTACTAGTGTCATGGATAAGTTTTTAAACTGATTGAGTAAAATATCGTTTAAATGTGTTTCAAGTGGTGATAAGCTTTTAATGCGTTTTACAATTTTTTTACCATCGATATAAAAGTAATAAAGCGTAAAAGTAACAATGATTAAAAACAATATAAAATGTGATGATAGCGATACAATACTTTTAAGTATGACAATGGAGAAGTCTTTAACACTAATAAGAAAAGTCCCTAAATTGTTATTTAATGCAGTGCTTAAAGTACTTTTAA includes the following:
- a CDS encoding AI-2E family transporter yields the protein MNTNTQKPFEHGFMLSLLLLAIGGLIWLFTPFISALFLSLMIAIATFSKYEQLQNRFSSNNSALLTTLLVTIVLILPLGYILLISTLEISTSIQAINHDFDFDKITQIFNQTVAKLPLSDAIKSTLSTALNNNLGTFLISVKDFSIVILKSIVSLSSHFILFLIIVTFTLYYFYIDGKKIVKRIKSLSPLETHLNDILLNQFKNLSMTLVGSVFLIALLQGVIFSITIMIIGLPALYFGIAMALASFIPLLGGLIIWLPLSLYLYAQGQTTDTLIVALSGAVVLGFIVDNLARPSIIKLLSKKSNGANTLDHTLITVLSTLAGIIQFGILGLFIGPIIAAMAISIFDIYSIKYNKDRFDS